Proteins encoded together in one Chloroflexi bacterium ADurb.Bin180 window:
- the rbsR gene encoding Ribose operon repressor, producing MSDVARAAGVSLMTVSRVLNNKGDVSAATRQRVQDVICQLGYRPSSVARSLVTSRTRTVGLVVPDNANPFFSELARGVEHTAYASGYSVFLCNTEENADREKAVLQTLEDKRVDGVILCSSRLAQPELRAAIAGFPAAVLVNRELDGDGIDTILVDDELGARLATGHLLERGRRRIGFLSGPELSWSSAQRVKGYEAAFAAANVAHSASWLLPCAPTVEGGRAATRELLQRHPGLTALLCYNDLVAVGAIQGCTDLHLSVPASVCVFGFDDIALAALVTPPLTTCRVSRYDLGCEAMRSLLARFDPSANTAPRRVVVHPELVIRASAP from the coding sequence ATGTCCGACGTGGCCCGCGCAGCAGGCGTCTCGCTGATGACCGTCTCGCGCGTGCTCAACAACAAGGGCGACGTCAGCGCCGCTACCCGCCAGCGCGTGCAGGACGTCATCTGCCAGCTCGGCTACCGCCCCTCCAGCGTGGCTCGCAGCCTGGTCACCAGCCGCACCCGCACCGTCGGCCTGGTGGTGCCGGACAATGCCAATCCCTTCTTTTCCGAGCTGGCCCGCGGTGTGGAGCACACCGCCTATGCCAGCGGCTACAGCGTCTTCTTGTGCAACACCGAGGAGAACGCCGACCGCGAGAAGGCAGTGCTGCAAACGCTGGAGGACAAGCGCGTCGATGGGGTCATCCTCTGCTCCTCGCGCCTCGCTCAGCCCGAGCTGCGTGCGGCCATCGCCGGCTTTCCCGCCGCGGTGCTGGTCAACCGTGAGCTGGATGGCGACGGCATCGATACGATCCTCGTCGACGACGAGCTGGGCGCTCGCCTGGCCACGGGCCATCTGCTGGAGCGGGGCCGGCGGCGCATCGGCTTTCTCAGCGGACCGGAGCTCTCCTGGAGCAGCGCCCAGCGGGTCAAGGGGTACGAGGCCGCCTTTGCCGCGGCGAACGTCGCTCACAGCGCTTCGTGGTTGCTGCCCTGCGCTCCCACCGTGGAGGGCGGCCGCGCGGCGACCCGCGAGCTGCTGCAGCGCCACCCGGGCCTCACCGCGCTCTTGTGCTACAACGACCTGGTGGCCGTGGGCGCCATTCAGGGCTGTACTGACCTGCATCTCTCCGTTCCGGCCAGCGTCTGTGTGTTCGGCTTTGACGACATCGCCCTGGCCGCGCTGGTCACGCCGCCGCTCACCACCTGCCGCGTCTCGCGCTATGACCTGGGCTGCGAGGCGATGCGCTCGTTACTAGCCCGCTTTGACCCTTCGGCCAATACGGCCCCGCGCCGCGTGGTGGTCCATCCCGAGCTGGTCATCCGCGCCAGCGCACCCTGA
- a CDS encoding SpoVT / AbrB like domain protein, with the protein MSTITLQVAQRGVVTLPKSLREQYGIEPGDELTLLDIGGVFVLSPRRSEIDRLTDRLAAELRGRGETLESMLQAVREVREKYDR; encoded by the coding sequence GTGTCGACCATCACGCTTCAGGTAGCGCAGCGTGGAGTCGTCACTCTGCCCAAGTCGCTGCGTGAGCAGTACGGTATCGAACCGGGTGACGAACTAACTCTGCTGGATATCGGCGGCGTGTTCGTGCTGTCGCCGCGCCGCTCCGAAATCGACCGGCTCACCGACCGACTCGCGGCGGAATTGCGGGGCAGAGGGGAGACCCTGGAGTCAATGCTCCAGGCGGTAAGAGAAGTCCGCGAGAAGTATGACCGCTAA
- a CDS encoding vancomycin high temperature exclusion protein → MKKASSGSGTRRGGVLSWLRGWLSRRRVGRVLLALLLAGAALAVWFAWWTLTGRYEGAIYTSVADVPARPVALVFGAGYWPDGTPSDVMKDRVEAAVDLYRAGRVRKVILSGDNRFVNYNEPAVMREYALSLGLPEEVIQLDYAGRRTYDTCYRARDVFLLQDVILVTQRYHLPRALYTCQRLGLNAVGYVADRRPYIYIRQYWAREVPALWVAWWETWVTHPVPVLGEPIPVL, encoded by the coding sequence ATGAAGAAAGCCTCTTCCGGGTCGGGCACGCGGCGCGGGGGAGTGCTCTCGTGGCTGCGCGGCTGGCTCTCGCGGCGGCGGGTTGGCCGGGTGCTGCTGGCCCTGCTGCTGGCGGGCGCGGCCCTGGCCGTGTGGTTCGCCTGGTGGACGCTCACCGGCCGCTACGAAGGTGCTATCTACACCAGCGTGGCCGACGTGCCGGCCAGGCCGGTGGCGCTCGTCTTTGGCGCCGGCTACTGGCCCGATGGCACCCCCAGCGACGTGATGAAGGACCGCGTCGAGGCCGCGGTGGACCTCTACCGCGCCGGGCGCGTGCGCAAGGTGATCCTCAGCGGCGACAACCGCTTTGTGAACTATAACGAGCCGGCCGTGATGCGCGAGTACGCTCTCAGCCTTGGCCTGCCGGAAGAGGTCATCCAGCTCGACTATGCCGGCCGGCGCACCTACGACACCTGCTACCGCGCCAGAGACGTCTTTCTGCTCCAGGACGTCATCCTCGTCACCCAGCGCTACCACCTGCCGCGCGCCCTGTACACCTGCCAGCGGTTGGGCCTCAACGCCGTGGGCTATGTCGCCGACCGGCGGCCGTACATCTACATCCGCCAGTACTGGGCCCGCGAGGTGCCGGCCCTGTGGGTGGCCTGGTGGGAGACGTGGGTCACCCATCCTGTGCCGGTGCTGGGGGAGCCGATTCCGGTGCTGTAG
- the uxaC gene encoding Uronate isomerase has translation MPQSKHWNLPPDRYFDSDPARRRVAVELYESVAALPLICPHGHVNPALFSDPNATFGSPAELLIIPDHYVFRLLYSQGVPLESLGIRPLDGSAYETDHRRVWQLFAEHWYLFRGTPTGVWLANELRDVLGIEEKLTPQNASAIYDAIAARLATPEFRPRALFDRFHIEVLATTDAAGDKLQHHRAIRSSGWKGKIRPTFRPDAVVNFLLPAWRKAIDALSDAAGITVVSYATLIQALEKQRAFFQTMGATATDQGVQSAFTGALPPREAEAVFQRALAGKATVKDWQRFTGHMVMESARMSVDDGLVMQLHAGPVRNHNPWLFERFGPDMGADVPEHSEFVHNLKPLLDRFGNDPRLSLILFTLDESAYSRELAPLAGHYPALKLGPPWWFHDSPNGMVRYLQSVMETAGIHNTVGFNDDTRAFLSIPARHDLWRRVCSDWLAGLVVRSIVDGDDAHEMIRDLAYDLARRAYRLDQPAEQRGER, from the coding sequence ATGCCCCAGAGCAAACACTGGAACCTCCCACCAGACCGCTATTTCGACTCTGACCCGGCCCGCCGCCGCGTGGCGGTCGAGCTGTACGAGTCGGTGGCCGCTCTGCCCCTCATCTGTCCGCACGGGCACGTCAATCCGGCGCTGTTCTCTGACCCCAACGCCACTTTCGGCTCGCCGGCCGAGCTGCTGATCATTCCCGACCACTATGTTTTTCGCCTGCTCTACTCGCAGGGCGTGCCGCTCGAGTCCCTGGGCATTCGCCCGCTCGATGGTTCGGCCTACGAAACGGACCACCGCCGGGTGTGGCAGCTCTTTGCCGAGCACTGGTACCTCTTCCGCGGCACACCCACCGGGGTGTGGCTGGCCAATGAGCTGCGCGACGTGCTGGGCATTGAGGAAAAACTGACTCCCCAGAACGCCTCGGCCATCTACGACGCCATTGCGGCGCGGCTGGCCACGCCCGAGTTCCGCCCGCGGGCCCTGTTCGACCGCTTTCACATCGAGGTGCTGGCCACTACCGACGCCGCGGGAGACAAACTGCAGCACCACCGCGCCATCCGCTCCTCCGGCTGGAAGGGCAAGATCCGCCCCACCTTCCGCCCCGATGCGGTGGTCAATTTCTTGCTGCCCGCCTGGCGCAAGGCCATCGATGCCCTCAGCGACGCCGCCGGCATCACCGTGGTCTCTTACGCCACGCTGATCCAGGCCCTGGAAAAGCAGCGCGCCTTCTTCCAGACGATGGGGGCCACGGCCACGGACCAGGGCGTGCAGTCGGCCTTTACCGGCGCTCTGCCCCCGCGCGAGGCCGAAGCCGTCTTTCAGCGCGCGCTGGCCGGCAAAGCGACGGTCAAGGACTGGCAGCGCTTTACCGGTCACATGGTGATGGAAAGCGCCCGGATGAGCGTGGACGACGGCCTGGTGATGCAGCTTCACGCTGGCCCGGTGCGCAATCACAACCCGTGGCTGTTCGAGCGCTTTGGCCCCGATATGGGCGCCGATGTCCCCGAGCACAGCGAGTTTGTCCACAACCTCAAACCGCTGCTGGACCGCTTTGGCAACGACCCGCGCCTGTCGCTGATCTTGTTCACGCTGGACGAGTCGGCCTATTCGCGTGAGCTGGCGCCCCTGGCGGGGCACTACCCGGCGCTCAAGCTCGGGCCGCCCTGGTGGTTCCACGACAGCCCCAATGGCATGGTGCGCTACCTGCAGAGCGTGATGGAAACGGCCGGCATTCACAACACCGTCGGTTTCAACGACGATACGCGGGCCTTCCTGTCCATCCCCGCGCGCCACGACCTGTGGCGCCGCGTCTGCTCCGACTGGCTGGCCGGCCTGGTGGTGCGCTCCATTGTCGACGGCGACGATGCGCACGAGATGATCCGCGACCTGGCCTACGACCTGGCCAGGCGCGCCTATCGCTTGGACCAACCTGCCGAACAACGAGGAGAACGATGA